From the Lolium rigidum isolate FL_2022 chromosome 2, APGP_CSIRO_Lrig_0.1, whole genome shotgun sequence genome, one window contains:
- the LOC124691821 gene encoding homeobox protein knotted-1-like 2 isoform X1: MSFHYPDHGLAMDAAASSPNPSFSPGGGGGEREKAAVAAHPLYERLLEAHVACLRVATPVDQLPRIDAQIAARPPPLAAAAAAAGGPSGGEELDLFMTHYVLLLCSFKEQLQQHVRVHAMEAVMGCWELEQSLQSLTGASPGEGTGATMSDDEDNQVDSEANMFDGNDGSDGMGFGPLILTEGERSLIERVRHELKSELKQGYKEKLVDIREEIMRKRRAGKLPGDTAATLKAWWQAHSKWPYPTEDDKARLVQETGLQLKQINNWFINQRKRNWHSSNAASSSEKTKKKRNVTGNDGTEQSW, from the exons ATGTCGTTCCACTACCCCGACCACGGCCTCGCCATggacgccgcggcctcctcgcccAACCCTAGCTtctcccccggcggcggcggcggggagagggAGAAGGCGGCCGTGGCCGCCCACCCGCTGTACGAGCGCCTCCTCGAGGCCCACGTCGCCTGCCTCCGCGTCGCAACCCCCGTCGACCAGCTCCCCCGCATCGACGCGCAGATCGCCGCCCGCCCGCCCCCgctcgccgcagccgccgccgccgcaggcggGCCCTCCGGTGGCGAGGAGCTCGACCTCTTCATG ACACATTATGTATTGCTTCTTTGTTCGTTCAAAGAACAACTCCAGCAGCACGTGCGCGTTCATGCGATGGAAGCAGTGATGGGTTGCTGGGAGCTCGAACAATCTTTACAAAGTCTAACAG GGGCATCTCCTGGTGAAGGCACAGGGGCGACTATGTCTGATGatgaagataaccaagtggataGTGAGGCCAACATGTTTGATGGAAATGATGGGTCAGATGGTATGGGCTTCGGTCCTCTGATATTGACTGAGGGTGAACGGTCTTTGATTGAACGTGTACGACATGAGTTGAAGAGTGAGCTTAAACAG GGGTACAAAGAAAAGCTAGTTGATATCAGGGAAGAGATTATGCGCAAGCGGAGAGCTGGTAAACTTCCTGGGGATACGGCAGCTACATTGAAAGCTTGGTGGCAAGCTCATTCTAAGTGGCCATACCCTACT GAAGACGACAAGGCTCGCCTGGTGCAGGAGACAGGTTTACAACTGAAGCAGATCAATAATTGGTTCATTAACCAACGCAAACGGAACTGGCACAGCAGCAACGCAGCATCCTCTAGTGAGAAGACCAAGAAGAAAAG aaACGTTACAGGTAATGATGGCACGGAGCAATCGTGGTAG
- the LOC124691821 gene encoding homeobox protein knotted-1-like 2 isoform X2, which produces MSFHYPDHGLAMDAAASSPNPSFSPGGGGGEREKAAVAAHPLYERLLEAHVACLRVATPVDQLPRIDAQIAARPPPLAAAAAAAGGPSGGEELDLFMTHYVLLLCSFKEQLQQHVRVHAMEAVMGCWELEQSLQSLTGASPGEGTGATMSDDEDNQVDSEANMFDGNDGSDGMGFGPLILTEGERSLIERVRHELKSELKQGYKEKLVDIREEIMRKRRAGKLPGDTAATLKAWWQAHSKWPYPTEDDKARLVQETGLQLKQINNWFINQRKRNWHSSNAASSSEKTKKKR; this is translated from the exons ATGTCGTTCCACTACCCCGACCACGGCCTCGCCATggacgccgcggcctcctcgcccAACCCTAGCTtctcccccggcggcggcggcggggagagggAGAAGGCGGCCGTGGCCGCCCACCCGCTGTACGAGCGCCTCCTCGAGGCCCACGTCGCCTGCCTCCGCGTCGCAACCCCCGTCGACCAGCTCCCCCGCATCGACGCGCAGATCGCCGCCCGCCCGCCCCCgctcgccgcagccgccgccgccgcaggcggGCCCTCCGGTGGCGAGGAGCTCGACCTCTTCATG ACACATTATGTATTGCTTCTTTGTTCGTTCAAAGAACAACTCCAGCAGCACGTGCGCGTTCATGCGATGGAAGCAGTGATGGGTTGCTGGGAGCTCGAACAATCTTTACAAAGTCTAACAG GGGCATCTCCTGGTGAAGGCACAGGGGCGACTATGTCTGATGatgaagataaccaagtggataGTGAGGCCAACATGTTTGATGGAAATGATGGGTCAGATGGTATGGGCTTCGGTCCTCTGATATTGACTGAGGGTGAACGGTCTTTGATTGAACGTGTACGACATGAGTTGAAGAGTGAGCTTAAACAG GGGTACAAAGAAAAGCTAGTTGATATCAGGGAAGAGATTATGCGCAAGCGGAGAGCTGGTAAACTTCCTGGGGATACGGCAGCTACATTGAAAGCTTGGTGGCAAGCTCATTCTAAGTGGCCATACCCTACT GAAGACGACAAGGCTCGCCTGGTGCAGGAGACAGGTTTACAACTGAAGCAGATCAATAATTGGTTCATTAACCAACGCAAACGGAACTGGCACAGCAGCAACGCAGCATCCTCTAGTGAGAAGACCAAGAAGAAAAG GTAA